In Trichomycterus rosablanca isolate fTriRos1 chromosome 4, fTriRos1.hap1, whole genome shotgun sequence, one DNA window encodes the following:
- the zbtb41 gene encoding zinc finger and BTB domain-containing protein 41: protein MKMKKKVKPPPPDVVSESAGADADPSTQEKRRLRLSPSDSCFLEFLNKDRRARATFCDIAVGVQGETYHAHKVVLAFGSTYFHTKLTEDPQLERLALDNVESSVFGLLLDFLYTSELEVDEVRIPALAEAACFFDMMEAVNLLAGEVAPTGEQADHEERPEERPEEPESSRVCEVPTPQTPEDFRCTLCARTFRHQKSLHNHVIKIHSDAEGTKATGSSGSSGSSVSDPRPARRLRSASKFDTQETKKDLKMHEDTHSDEGTSSAEDEEYIHEDEDQELEGNKGKDSVEREASVMNEEMEEGSSNAPVAPCTKEPVYPEGLAPLIIQNGTKKTLKCPKCEKMFDRVGKYESHTRVHTREKPFQCEVCLQRYSTKSNLTVHKKKHAADAPVQRKDHKCPFCFKLHASRKTLSKHVKRFHPDGLQEFLSLKKKKSEGWKCDICHKSFTRRPHLEEHKILHSQDRPFKCAYCEESFKSRFTRLKHQEKFHLGPFPCDICGRQFNDTGNRKRHVECTHGGKRKWTCFLCGKSVRERTTLREHLRIHSGEKPHLCSICGQSFRHGSSYRLHLRVHHDDKRYECEECGKAFIRHDHLKKHRKIHTGERAHQCEECGKCFRRADHLNVHYKSIHLGEKVWRKYKAVVHQCEVCKKEFKGKTNLMMHFRTHSGEKPHRCEICNQTFRIKKTLTKHMVIHSEVRPFSCPHCSASFKRKDKLKYHMDHVHSTRPLNPAPPRTPSAPQTSQTHEPSAQAPGLAEVCVPVALVPVRIPEDAGADLHQQQSAGYQPSADLVFLEKYTLTPQPANIVHPVRSDHVLDAREPAYFGTLLGLDSASSEHAQ, encoded by the exons atgaagatgaagaagaagGTGAAACCACCTCCTCCTGACGTGGTGAGTGAAAGCGCTGGTGCAGACGCTGATCCGTCCACGCAGGAGAAACGGCGTCTGCGACTCTCACCGAGCGACAGCTGCTTCTTGGAGTTCCTGAACAAGGACCGGCGGGCGCGTGCCACGTTCTGCGACATCGCCGTCGGTGTTCAGGGGGAGACGTACCACGCCCACAAGGTGGTCCTGGCTTTCGGGAGCACCTACTTTCATACGAAATTAACCGAGGACCCTCAGCTGGAGCGCCTCGCGCTGGACAACGTTGAAAGCTCCGTTTTTGGGCTCCTGCTGGACTTCCTGTACACGTCCGAACTCGAGGTGGACGAGGTCCGGATCCCGGCTTTGGCCGAGGCCGCTTGCTTCTTCGACATGATGGAAGCCGTCAATCTTTTAGCGGGTGAGGTGGCGCCAACAGGGGAGCAGGCGGATCACGAGGAACGTCCTGAGGAACGTCCTGAAGAACCTGAAAGTTCTCGTGTATGTGAAGTTCCGACTCCTCAAACTCCTGAGGATTTTCGGTGCACCCTGTGCGCCCGGACGTTTCGCCACCAGAAATCGTTACACAACCACGTGATCAAGATACACAGCGATGCTGAGGGCACCAAGGCTACAGGTTCTTCTGGTTCCTCAGGTTCCTCGGTCAGCGATCCCAGACCGGCGCGTCGGTTGAGGTCAGCGAGCAAGTTTGACACCCAGGAGACCAAGAAGGATCTCAAAATGCACGAGGATACGCACTCTGATGAAGGAACCTCCTCCGCAGAGGACGAGGAATACATCCATGAAGATGAAGATCAGGAGCTAGAAGGAAACAAGGGAAAAGACTCGGTGGAACGGGAAGCGAGCGTGATGAACGAGGAGATGGAGGAAGGTTCCAGCAATGCTCCGGTGGCTCCATGCACCAAGGAACCCGTTTACCCAGAAGGCCTTGCTCCACTGATCATCCAGAATGGCACTAAGAAGACCCTCAAATGCCCCAAATGTGAGAAGATGTTCGATCGAGTAG GTAAATACGAGAGCCACACCCGGGTCCACACCAGAGAGAAGCCGTTCCAGTGTGAGGTGTGTCTGCAGCGCTACTCCACCAAATCCAACCTCACCGTGCACAAGAAGAAGCACGCGGCCGACGCCCCGGTGCAGAGGAAGGACCACAAGTGTCCGTTCTGCTTCAAACTCCACGCCAGCAGGAAGACGCTGAGCAAGCACGTCAAGAG GTTCCATCCTGACGGCCTGCAGGAGTTTCTGAGcctgaagaagaagaaaagtgAAGGATGGAAGTGTGAC ATCTGCCACAAGTCCTTCACACGGCGCCCCCACCTGGAGGAGCACAAGATCCTTCACTCCCAGGATCGACCGTTCAAGTGCGCCTACTGCGAGGAGAGCTTCAAGTCCCGCTTCACCCGCCTCAAGCACCAGGAGAAGTTCCACCTCG GTCCGTTCCCGTGTGACATCTGCGGCAGGCAGTTCAACGACACCGGCAACAGGAAGAGGCACGTGGAGTGCACGCACGGCGGGAAGAGGAAGTGGACGTGCTTCCTGTGCGGGAAATCGGTCCGGGAGAG GACGACGTTACGGGAGCACCTGAGGATCCACAGCGGAGAGAAACCTCACCTGTGCAGCATCTGCGGTCAGAGCTTCCGCCACGGCAGCTCCTACAG GCTCCATCTCCGCGTGCACCACGATGATAAACGTTACGAGTGTGAGGAATGCGGTAAAGCTTTCATTCGACACGACCATCTGAAGAAGCACAGGAAAATACACACAG GTGAGCGAGCGCATCAGTGTGAGGAGTGCGGGAAGTGTTTCAGACGCGCCGACCACCTGAACGTCCACTACAAGAGTATCCACCTGGGAGAGAAGGTCTGGAGGAA GTACAAGGCGGTGGTGCACCAGTGTGAGGTCTGTAAGAAAGAGTTCAAAGGAAAAACCAACCTGATGATGCACTTCAGAACTCATTCAG GTGAGAAGCCTCATCGCTGTGAGATCTGCAACCAGACGTTTCGCATCAAGAAGACTCTGACCAAGCACATGGTGATCCACTCGGAGGTGCGACCCTTCAGCTGCCCGCACTGCAGCGCCTCCTTCAAGCGCAAGGACAAGCTCAAGTACCACATGGACCACGTCCACAGCACGCGCCCCCTCAACCCGGCCCCGCCTCGAACGCCCAGCGCCCCCCAGACATCCCAAACCCACGAACCGTCGGCTCAGGCGCCCGGACTGGCCGAGGTGTGCGTCCCGGTGGCCCTGGTGCCCGTCCGGATACCCGAGGACGCCGGGGCGGATCTGCACCAGCAGCAGTCGGCCGGGTACCAACCCTCCGCCGACCTGGTGTTCCTGGAGAAATACACGCTCACCCCTCAGCCGGCCAACATAGTGCACCCGGTGCGCTCGGACCACGTCCTGGACGCCAGGGAGCCGGCGTACTTCGGCACGCTCCTGGGGCTGGACTCCGCCTCTTCTGAGCATGCTCAGTAG